A genomic window from Aquipuribacter nitratireducens includes:
- a CDS encoding RNA polymerase-binding protein RbpA yields the protein MAGGSAIRGSRVGAGPMGEAERGEAAPRVNITYYCANGHTVRPSFAEESGSEVPEQWDCPRCGFPAGRDPENPPAPPKVEPYKTHLAYVKERRSDADGAAILDEALAKLRERRIIV from the coding sequence ATGGCAGGCGGCAGCGCGATCCGGGGGAGCAGGGTCGGGGCGGGCCCCATGGGCGAGGCCGAGCGGGGCGAGGCCGCCCCGCGGGTCAACATCACGTACTACTGCGCCAACGGGCACACCGTCCGGCCCTCCTTCGCGGAGGAGTCCGGCTCCGAGGTCCCCGAGCAGTGGGACTGCCCCCGCTGCGGCTTCCCCGCGGGCCGCGACCCGGAGAACCCGCCGGCCCCGCCGAAGGTGGAGCCGTACAAGACGCACCTGGCCTACGTGAAGGAGCGGCGCAGCGACGCCGACGGCGCCGCGATCCTCGACGAGGCGCTCGCCAAGCTCCGCGAGCGGCGCATCATCGTCTGA
- the tpiA gene encoding triose-phosphate isomerase, with amino-acid sequence MATRTPLMAGNWKMNLDHLEATHLVQKLAWLLRDAGHDHTAVEVAVLPAATSLRSVQTLVEADDLPVRTGGQDLSAHDSGAYTGEVSGAMLARLGCTYACVGHSERREHHGEDDATVAAKAQAAHRHGLVPIVCVGEPLEVREAGDHVSYTLAQLDGSLAGLSADQVAATVVAYEPVWAIGTGRTCDADDAQEVCAAIRARLAATHGDDVAGRVRVLYGGSVKPSNVAGIMAQADIDGALVGGASLKAEDFAGIVRFREHPTA; translated from the coding sequence ATGGCGACACGCACCCCGCTCATGGCGGGCAACTGGAAGATGAACCTCGACCACCTCGAGGCGACCCACCTCGTGCAGAAGCTCGCGTGGCTCCTGCGCGACGCCGGGCACGACCACACGGCCGTCGAGGTCGCGGTGCTCCCGGCCGCCACGTCCCTGCGCAGCGTGCAGACGCTCGTCGAGGCCGACGACCTCCCCGTCCGCACGGGCGGGCAGGACCTGTCGGCGCACGACTCCGGCGCCTACACGGGCGAGGTGAGCGGGGCGATGCTCGCGCGGCTCGGCTGCACGTACGCGTGCGTCGGGCACAGCGAGCGGCGCGAGCACCACGGCGAGGACGACGCGACCGTCGCGGCGAAGGCGCAGGCCGCCCACCGCCACGGCCTCGTGCCCATCGTCTGCGTCGGCGAGCCGCTCGAGGTCCGCGAGGCGGGCGACCACGTGTCGTACACCCTCGCGCAGCTCGACGGGTCCCTCGCCGGGCTGAGCGCCGACCAGGTCGCGGCGACGGTCGTCGCCTACGAGCCCGTCTGGGCGATCGGGACGGGTCGCACGTGCGACGCCGACGACGCCCAGGAGGTGTGCGCGGCGATCCGGGCCAGGCTCGCCGCGACCCACGGCGACGACGTCGCCGGGCGGGTCCGGGTCCTCTACGGCGGTTCGGTCAAGCCCTCGAACGTCGCCGGGATCATGGCGCAGGCCGACATCGACGGCGCCCTGGTCGGCGGGGCCTCGCTGAAGGCCGAGGACTTCGCCGGGATCGTGAGATTCCGGGAGCACCCCACGGCGTGA
- the secG gene encoding preprotein translocase subunit SecG, whose translation MTDVLSIVLQVLLVITSVVLILLVLLHKGRGGGLSDMFGGGASSGMGQQSIAEKNLDRLTISVGLVWAVVIVLLNLLTRFDI comes from the coding sequence GTGACCGACGTCCTCTCGATCGTGCTCCAGGTGCTCCTCGTGATCACCAGCGTCGTGCTGATCCTGCTCGTGCTCCTCCACAAGGGGCGCGGTGGCGGGCTCTCCGACATGTTCGGGGGCGGCGCGTCGTCGGGCATGGGGCAGCAGAGCATCGCGGAGAAGAACCTCGACCGGCTCACCATCTCGGTCGGGCTCGTGTGGGCGGTCGTCATCGTCCTGCTCAACCTGCTCACGCGCTTCGACATCTGA